In Sphaeramia orbicularis chromosome 12, fSphaOr1.1, whole genome shotgun sequence, the following proteins share a genomic window:
- the btg1 gene encoding protein BTG1 yields the protein MHTLCARGTMKPEINAAVGFLSRFLRVKGHVNDRQVQTFSQSLQDILAEQYKHHWFPDRPCKGSGYRCIRINHKMDPLVWQAGQRIGLTIQQLYLLLPSELTLWVDPFEVSYRIGEDGSICVLYESQPGVPAGLPASATTGAPSGNSGSVSPMVDSHISCKEELMVLGRTSPSKAYNMMTVSS from the exons ATGCATACCCTTTGTGCCCGGGGAACGATGAAACCAGAGATTAACGCCGCCGTCGGATTTCTGTCGAGATTTCTGAGGGTAAAAGGACACGTAAACGATCGACAGGTCCAAACATTCAGCCAAAGCTTACAGGACATTTTGGCAG AGCAATATAAGCACCACTGGTTCCCAGACAGACCCTGCAAGGGTTCAGGTTACCGCTGCATCCGTATCAACCACAAGATGGACCCTCTGGTGTGGCAGGCAGGCCAGCGCATCGGCCTAACCATCCAGCAACTCTACCTGCTGCTGCCCAGTGAGCTCACGCTCTGGGTGGACCCGTTCGAGGTGTCCTACCGCATCGGCGAGGATGGCTCCATCTGTGTCCTGTATGAGTCGCAGCCCGGGGTGCCTGCAGGGTTGCCTGCATCAGCCACCACCGGCGCCCCCTCAGGAAACAGCGGGTCGGTGAGCCCCATGGTGGACAGTCACATCAGCTGCAAGGAGGAACTGATGGTGCTGGGCAGAACCAGTCCCTCCAAAGCTTACAATATGATGACTGTGTCCAGTTAA